The segment GAACGTCGCTTGTCACAGTTACTAACGGTTCGGAGTATCGGGCACCGAGCTTCCTAGACGGTGGTGACTCGCGACGCCCACCATGGGTAATGCGCTGATCACATCGGCGTGATGATGAGCCGCTTGTCCTCGACAGTAATCCGAACGCGTTCTCCAGCCTCGAATCCCGCGTCTTCAAGCCATACTCCAGCCAATTTGATCCACGGGAAGTACGTCGTGTTCAGTTTCCGGTGCGCTCTGATGGCACGGAGGACCCTAGACAAGGAATGATGGCGCGCTGACTCTTGAACAGTGACGAAGCGTTCCGTTACGACGGGGCGTGACTTATGATTGGCGTTAGCCATTTCCGACTCCTACGGTGAGTTGGTTGTGGTCAGCGGGTCGTATGGGTGGCAGCCCATGCGGCCCGCGCTTTTTTGCGGTGCTGCTGGTTCAGTCTACGCGAAGAAGAACGCTTTATGAGGCAAATACACGTGAACTGGCCGAACTGCATAGGGACCATTAGTCGTTCGGAATTTCGCGTTATTGAGCGATAGAGAGCGGACGCTACTATTGGCGGTTGCCGGTTAAAGTAGGAGCCGGCGTACTGGAATCGTTGCCGCGAACGTAATCGTAGTAAATATTCGGCACATGATTTTCCGCTAATGCACGGTACAACACGCGCAGCGTCAACGTCTGATGCGCAATCGCTCTTTCTCGATCGATACTCGGATATCAAACGCGTGCTCCCCATCGGGATTGGGCACCGAGGAAAAGCCTTCGCCGGGGCCACTTGGGCCGGCAAACAAATCTACTATGGGAAGCGCCATATTCGTTGGTGAAAGAATGTTCTCAGGTTAAGGCGAGGTTTTACCAAGTCCATCACGCGTGGTGGCTGGATTGCACACCCACTTGCAGCGATACCATTGACAAAGAGAGGCCAACGACTCCTGCTAGCGTTCAACACAAAACTTTTAGTTCATCACCGATTTCCGAAGAAGGTAGCCACAGTCGACCAGAGGGGGCCGAAGTTTCGCGATGGGCATTCGATCG is part of the Burkholderia pyrrocinia genome and harbors:
- a CDS encoding SymE family type I addiction module toxin; the encoded protein is MANANHKSRPVVTERFVTVQESARHHSLSRVLRAIRAHRKLNTTYFPWIKLAGVWLEDAGFEAGERVRITVEDKRLIITPM